One stretch of Pseudovibrio brasiliensis DNA includes these proteins:
- a CDS encoding polysaccharide biosynthesis/export family protein gives MKTCLHISGWLEFLVASVLLLAVAGCSEIPGHGPSAYQVETATSQSDEQSLSYVMLDVDVPTIQHLSNYASNLPPKEFRVGKGKRSTIRVGVGDQLSVGIWESIPNGLFSTQGQKRTELGLVVDDKGKIYVPYVGELDVENKTISEVRELILAGLEGKAVDPQVVVNLQANGSHKVIVIGDVARPGQFRVHEDGLSLVEAISEAGGTRNPDYESFVTVVRDDKKFRFGLDDIAEQPANNIWLRPKDIVSITHQPKSFTVFGAVVARRKHDFPSSRLNLSEAIGMSGGLHDGTADATGVFLFRFEDRQKMMALLPPHEQHNEFETVPVVYRLNLKEPSGLFLTQAFEIKDKDVIYVANSSVSEVNKFISILVSPVTGTLRSGVALAGMP, from the coding sequence GTGAAAACATGTTTGCACATATCTGGCTGGTTGGAGTTCCTTGTTGCATCTGTGCTACTACTGGCTGTCGCCGGGTGCTCGGAAATTCCAGGACATGGCCCAAGCGCTTATCAGGTTGAAACGGCAACCTCGCAGAGTGATGAGCAATCCCTGAGCTATGTCATGCTGGATGTGGATGTGCCGACGATTCAGCACTTATCTAATTATGCCAGTAACTTACCTCCAAAAGAGTTCCGCGTTGGCAAAGGCAAACGCAGCACTATCCGGGTTGGTGTTGGCGACCAGCTCTCCGTCGGGATATGGGAGTCCATTCCAAATGGCCTGTTCTCTACACAAGGGCAGAAGCGAACGGAACTGGGGCTTGTCGTGGATGATAAAGGCAAGATTTATGTGCCCTATGTTGGCGAGCTGGATGTCGAAAACAAGACGATCTCTGAGGTGCGTGAGCTGATCCTTGCTGGTTTGGAGGGAAAGGCTGTTGACCCGCAAGTGGTTGTAAACCTTCAGGCAAATGGGTCACACAAAGTAATCGTGATTGGCGATGTAGCAAGGCCCGGCCAGTTCCGCGTGCATGAAGATGGGCTGAGTCTGGTTGAGGCGATCTCTGAGGCTGGGGGGACAAGGAACCCGGATTACGAGTCGTTTGTCACCGTTGTGCGGGATGACAAGAAGTTCCGGTTTGGACTGGATGACATTGCAGAGCAACCAGCCAACAACATCTGGCTAAGACCGAAAGATATCGTATCTATTACGCACCAGCCAAAATCCTTTACGGTGTTCGGGGCAGTGGTTGCGCGGCGCAAACATGACTTCCCGTCTTCGAGATTGAACCTGTCAGAAGCCATTGGAATGTCAGGTGGTTTGCATGATGGAACAGCGGATGCGACGGGTGTGTTCCTGTTCCGGTTTGAGGATCGGCAGAAGATGATGGCACTTCTTCCACCGCATGAGCAGCACAATGAGTTTGAGACTGTTCCCGTTGTTTATCGTCTCAACCTGAAGGAACCCAGTGGGTTGTTCCTGACGCAAGCCTTTGAGATTAAAGATAAAGACGTGATCTATGTTGCCAACTCCTCTGTGTCGGAGGTCAACAAGTTCATCAGTATCCTCGTTTCTCCGGTCACCGGAACGTTGCGTTCAGGCGTAGCGCTGGCTGGCATGCCTTAG
- a CDS encoding N(4)-(beta-N-acetylglucosaminyl)-L-asparaginase — MIVLGNSESWPGIGTTADQLQNGAHGLDALVTGLSLVEAETKVRSVGYGGWPNLLGNMEFDASVMNGTTRDYGAVAGVPMTLEVTRLAKAVLDNLPHTMLVGEGARRYADELGFAKDPTLLEHSKKVWWRKLEEVMSEEQKAAFPNTDLAPLTKAITDPEKVRDTTVFLCKDGGNNICTATSTSGWAWKYPGRVGDSPIPGAGFYADSRYGAAACTHTGEMTMRCGTARTVVLAMKLGISLDDALRLAISELQELESGYIGGVVIHAIDAAGKHRVVNVGCDEEIVYWVWTPELGQPEKRNALLAEDLLAGQVEALS, encoded by the coding sequence ATGATTGTACTTGGAAACTCTGAAAGCTGGCCGGGCATTGGCACCACGGCAGACCAACTGCAAAACGGAGCACATGGGTTGGACGCCTTGGTGACCGGTCTCTCTCTGGTGGAAGCGGAAACCAAGGTGCGCAGTGTAGGCTATGGTGGCTGGCCTAACCTTCTGGGCAATATGGAGTTCGACGCCAGCGTCATGAACGGCACCACACGGGATTATGGCGCGGTGGCTGGTGTGCCGATGACGCTGGAAGTCACACGTTTAGCTAAGGCGGTGCTGGATAATCTACCCCACACCATGTTGGTGGGTGAGGGCGCACGCCGTTATGCCGATGAGCTGGGGTTTGCCAAAGATCCCACTCTTTTGGAGCACAGCAAAAAAGTGTGGTGGCGCAAGCTGGAAGAGGTGATGAGCGAGGAGCAAAAGGCTGCCTTCCCCAACACGGATTTGGCTCCCCTCACCAAGGCCATCACGGACCCGGAAAAGGTACGCGACACCACCGTATTCCTTTGTAAAGATGGCGGGAACAACATCTGCACGGCCACGTCAACATCCGGTTGGGCCTGGAAATATCCTGGACGGGTGGGGGACTCTCCGATCCCCGGTGCCGGCTTTTATGCAGACAGCCGATATGGCGCTGCAGCTTGCACCCATACAGGCGAAATGACCATGCGCTGTGGCACCGCCCGCACGGTGGTGCTGGCCATGAAACTGGGTATCTCACTGGATGATGCGTTGCGGCTGGCTATCTCTGAACTGCAGGAGCTGGAAAGCGGCTATATTGGCGGTGTGGTGATCCATGCCATTGATGCAGCAGGCAAACACCGTGTGGTCAATGTGGGCTGTGACGAGGAGATCGTCTATTGGGTCTGGACGCCTGAGCTGGGCCAACCGGAAAAACGCAATGCCCTCCTTGCTGAAGACCTGCTGGCTGGGCAGGTGGAGGCGCTGTCATGA
- a CDS encoding Lrp/AsnC family transcriptional regulator: MQNLSDTERKILSLLQENARQSLTEIAQKIGTSRTNVKTKIDRLYDAGIIKRFTVDLEDTDVRNTGTLKSFFHVHLTEPACETLFDHVKKWEEVKGCWTVSSPTTDMIVLVEAISQEALESARFRISKLPYVDSMHTTFVLREWQHKL; this comes from the coding sequence ATGCAAAATCTAAGCGATACAGAACGGAAGATCCTATCTCTTTTGCAGGAGAACGCGCGGCAGTCCCTCACAGAGATCGCCCAGAAGATCGGTACGTCCAGAACCAACGTCAAAACAAAGATCGATCGTCTTTATGACGCTGGTATCATTAAGAGATTTACGGTTGATCTAGAAGATACAGATGTCAGAAACACTGGCACACTGAAGAGCTTCTTCCACGTTCACCTGACAGAGCCTGCCTGCGAAACTCTGTTTGATCACGTCAAAAAATGGGAGGAAGTGAAGGGCTGTTGGACAGTTTCTTCTCCAACCACCGATATGATCGTGCTGGTAGAGGCCATCTCACAAGAAGCATTGGAATCAGCCAGATTCCGCATTAGCAAGTTACCTTATGTAGATTCTATGCACACGACCTTCGTTCTAAGAGAATGGCAACATAAACTCTAG
- the pdxY gene encoding pyridoxal kinase PdxY yields MKGILSIQSHVTYGHAGNGCAVFPMQRMGHEVWAINTVQFSNHTQHPQGWTGQAHDAKQISEIFEGLAKLNVLSQINGIVTGYLGGPSHCDVIVDIVQEVRRHNPDCLYFCDPVMGAPDKGCIVSEGVAELLVSKVMPIADVIVPNQFELSQFIGEPVDTLEQAKQACAKAMEKGPKMVLAKHLHSVSDEAFTMMFANAQGSYLAQRPHLPFERQPVGVGDLITSVFAAGYLNGLSEVEAFQHCNNAVYGVLKTTQEKGEWELQTIAAQQEFVSPSEQFDLTSL; encoded by the coding sequence ATGAAAGGCATACTCTCCATCCAATCCCACGTGACATACGGCCATGCTGGCAACGGCTGTGCTGTATTTCCAATGCAACGCATGGGACACGAAGTCTGGGCGATCAATACAGTCCAGTTTTCAAACCACACCCAGCACCCCCAAGGTTGGACCGGACAGGCCCATGATGCCAAGCAAATCTCTGAAATCTTTGAGGGACTTGCCAAGCTGAATGTTCTTTCTCAGATCAATGGTATTGTAACAGGGTACCTGGGAGGCCCTTCTCATTGTGATGTTATTGTCGACATCGTGCAGGAAGTTCGCCGTCACAATCCTGATTGTCTCTATTTCTGTGATCCGGTGATGGGTGCGCCTGATAAAGGCTGTATTGTCAGCGAAGGTGTAGCTGAATTGCTGGTTAGCAAAGTGATGCCGATTGCTGATGTGATCGTGCCGAACCAGTTTGAGCTCTCTCAGTTCATTGGTGAGCCAGTTGATACGTTGGAGCAAGCCAAGCAGGCTTGTGCTAAGGCTATGGAAAAAGGGCCGAAAATGGTTCTGGCCAAGCACCTACACAGCGTCTCTGACGAAGCTTTCACCATGATGTTCGCCAATGCGCAAGGCAGCTATCTGGCTCAGCGCCCGCATTTGCCGTTTGAGCGCCAGCCGGTTGGTGTTGGCGATCTGATCACATCTGTATTTGCCGCTGGTTATCTGAATGGACTTTCTGAAGTAGAAGCGTTCCAGCACTGTAACAACGCGGTGTACGGCGTGCTTAAAACCACGCAGGAAAAAGGCGAATGGGAGCTGCAAACTATTGCTGCTCAACAGGAATTCGTCTCACCATCTGAACAGTTCGACTTAACAAGCCTATAA
- a CDS encoding RidA family protein: MTAIDTSKAPAAIGPYVQGVNLDQMVITSGQLPINPETGEMPADVAEQTLQSLKNGLAIVEEAGLAAKNIKKTTVFVKDLNDFGRVNEVYGKFFEDNNAPFPARSCVEVARLPKDALVEIEMIACP; the protein is encoded by the coding sequence ATGACAGCTATCGACACCTCCAAAGCACCTGCAGCGATCGGTCCTTATGTTCAAGGCGTAAACCTTGACCAGATGGTCATCACCTCCGGTCAGTTGCCGATCAACCCGGAAACCGGTGAGATGCCTGCAGATGTTGCTGAGCAGACCCTTCAGTCTCTGAAGAACGGTCTGGCGATTGTTGAAGAAGCAGGCCTTGCTGCAAAAAACATCAAGAAGACAACTGTTTTCGTAAAAGATCTCAACGACTTCGGTCGCGTGAACGAGGTTTATGGCAAGTTCTTTGAAGACAACAATGCACCGTTCCCAGCACGCTCCTGTGTGGAAGTTGCACGTCTTCCAAAAGACGCTTTGGTAGAGATCGAAATGATCGCCTGCCCGTAA
- a CDS encoding copper homeostasis protein CutC — translation MKLEVCVDSIAGLNAAVAGGADRIELCSCLAMGGLTPSVGLMELAAKAPIPVYAMIRPRGGNFIFSPQEVDQMKREIDAVRNTNLAGVVLGANQHSNALDANLLEKMVDHAEGLGLTLHRVIDLAPDLVEATETAVDLGFERILSSGGAHKALDGIENLAAMHHAAAGRLSVMPGSGINAQTAPGILQAADFTEIHAGCGSTYPQDQILLNFGFEAIGEKKTDENQVRLLKTILLDLHQTTLDH, via the coding sequence ATGAAGCTGGAAGTCTGTGTCGACAGCATTGCCGGACTGAACGCCGCTGTTGCGGGAGGCGCTGACAGGATTGAGCTCTGCTCCTGCCTCGCCATGGGTGGCCTCACACCTTCCGTCGGTCTGATGGAACTGGCCGCTAAAGCTCCCATCCCGGTCTATGCCATGATCCGCCCACGCGGGGGTAACTTCATCTTTTCCCCGCAGGAAGTGGACCAGATGAAGCGGGAAATCGATGCTGTTCGTAATACCAATTTAGCCGGCGTCGTCCTCGGCGCAAACCAACATAGCAACGCACTTGACGCTAACCTATTGGAAAAGATGGTAGATCACGCGGAGGGACTCGGGTTAACCCTCCACCGGGTTATTGATCTAGCTCCTGATCTGGTGGAAGCAACGGAAACCGCAGTGGACCTCGGTTTCGAACGCATCCTCAGTTCCGGCGGCGCTCACAAAGCACTTGATGGGATTGAGAATTTAGCGGCGATGCATCACGCAGCAGCCGGGCGCCTTTCAGTCATGCCGGGCTCAGGTATCAACGCGCAGACAGCCCCGGGCATCCTGCAAGCTGCTGACTTTACTGAGATTCATGCTGGATGCGGTTCAACTTATCCGCAGGACCAGATACTGCTGAATTTTGGATTTGAAGCGATCGGCGAAAAGAAGACCGATGAAAATCAAGTTAGGCTGCTAAAGACTATACTTCTTGATTTACATCAAACTACATTAGACCACTAG
- the mtr gene encoding tryptophan permease, protein MSEGTQVGGIGNATATTSPSFLGGAMIIAGTAVGAGMFSVPTVSAGMWSIWAIFALAFTWFCMLHSGLMILETNLNYPVGSSFDTMVKDTLGNGWNTVNNIAVAFVGYILCYAYISGGGSIVVHTLDATVGFAPPQMIAGLIFALGLAFFVWWSTKAVDRITTILLGGMIITFFMSVTGYTFNMKAAVFFDSDNGMGLGSYFPYLFAAMPFCLASFGYHHNVPSLMKYYGKEPKKILLCLGTGTFLALVLYIVWLFATLGNISRADFGPIIEQGGNIGVLVEALGRAVENTSASNMLSAFGNMAVASSFLGVALGLFDFLADFLKFDDSQAGRAKTAAVTFVPPLIGGIFFPDGFIIAIGYAGLAATVWTAIVPALMVRVSRKKFGNPQFRVWGGEALVWVVFGFGILVAVSHVLGMFNALPVYP, encoded by the coding sequence ATGTCTGAGGGCACACAAGTCGGTGGCATAGGCAACGCCACTGCAACAACCAGTCCATCCTTCCTAGGCGGTGCAATGATCATTGCCGGAACCGCGGTCGGCGCTGGTATGTTTTCCGTTCCAACCGTCAGCGCTGGTATGTGGAGTATCTGGGCTATTTTTGCGCTGGCCTTTACCTGGTTCTGTATGCTGCATTCCGGGCTTATGATCCTGGAAACAAACCTGAATTACCCGGTCGGCTCCAGCTTTGACACGATGGTGAAAGACACCCTTGGGAACGGGTGGAACACCGTCAACAACATCGCTGTAGCGTTCGTTGGCTACATTCTCTGCTACGCGTATATCTCCGGTGGCGGGTCCATCGTAGTACACACGCTGGATGCAACAGTTGGCTTTGCTCCTCCGCAGATGATTGCAGGTCTGATCTTCGCACTGGGTCTTGCGTTCTTCGTCTGGTGGTCCACAAAAGCCGTTGACCGCATTACAACAATCCTGCTCGGCGGCATGATCATCACGTTCTTCATGTCCGTGACAGGCTACACCTTCAACATGAAGGCCGCTGTATTCTTTGATAGTGACAATGGTATGGGGCTGGGGAGTTACTTCCCGTATCTGTTCGCAGCAATGCCATTCTGCCTGGCATCCTTCGGTTATCACCACAACGTACCAAGCCTGATGAAGTACTATGGCAAAGAGCCTAAGAAGATTCTGCTCTGCCTTGGTACAGGCACTTTCCTTGCACTGGTACTTTACATTGTCTGGCTGTTCGCCACATTGGGCAACATCTCACGAGCTGATTTTGGTCCGATCATTGAACAGGGCGGTAACATCGGCGTACTGGTGGAAGCTCTTGGCCGTGCAGTAGAAAACACCTCTGCATCCAACATGTTGTCCGCATTTGGCAATATGGCTGTGGCCAGCTCCTTCTTGGGCGTTGCACTTGGTCTGTTTGACTTCCTTGCAGACTTCCTGAAGTTTGATGACAGCCAGGCAGGTCGTGCGAAAACCGCTGCAGTAACCTTCGTACCTCCGTTGATCGGTGGCATCTTCTTCCCGGATGGTTTCATCATCGCGATTGGTTACGCTGGCCTTGCAGCAACCGTCTGGACTGCGATCGTTCCGGCCCTGATGGTGCGCGTCAGCCGCAAGAAGTTCGGCAATCCTCAGTTCCGTGTCTGGGGTGGCGAGGCACTGGTCTGGGTGGTCTTTGGCTTCGGCATTCTGGTTGCCGTTAGTCATGTGCTTGGAATGTTCAACGCACTTCCAGTTTACCCATAG